The window GTCGGAGGGCTGTGAGCTCAGCTTCTATACAGTATTCTGCAGTTGCAATGGAGGGAGAGATTTTAGCTGATGGTTGTATGGGAGCATTTAAGTAGTCACTGTAGGTGCAAAATTGATGAGGATCTGACAGTGACAGAGCAGAGGTTAACAGTCCACAAAAGGTTGACCCTTTTAGCTCACCGTCTTGACATACGTGGGCTAATGGTGGCATCTCTGGCCAGCTGTCTGGTCTTTTTTTGTCTGAGGAATGCTAAGCCTTGGTTCCATCTGCTGTCTTTGTTGAAATCAGAGAAAGACTTTCCTCTTTTCCTCTTGGCATCTTCTGGGTTGATGGATGACCGTACGTACATAACGCCAGGTGTCAGATATAGTCAAGTCCTGTACTTCTGCCACTCTTTTCCCCACAAACACCATTAAGCGACAGGAATCTGACTGTGATCTAGAACGTGCTTCTGTAAAGAAAACAAGGCGCAACATGGACTGCAAATGGTCCCAAAAGGCAGTACCTGCCATTCGTAGATATCTGGGATTCTGTCTCTCTGCATGTCTCTCCAGATGTATCTCAGCAGTGGTTTATCTTGCGGCAAGAGGTGCACTTGATGGAACATGCCACGTAAGTCACTACTGATGTCAACAGAGTGCTCCCGGAAACGCAGAAGGCCTGCCAGGAGAGATGGACTGAGTGTTGGACCAGGTAACAGGAGCTTGTTCAGATTATGCCCTTGAAATGAGAATGAACAGTTAAAGACCACTCTGTTCTTCCCATTATGCTGCACCATGTGGCGTGGGGTGTACCAGGCTTCCTTTGACTTGGCTCCTGACTAAGTTTGACAACATACCCAGCTTGTACTAGTCTGGTCAGCTCCTCTTGGTATGCTGCAGCTAGAACAGGGTCTCTTTCCAGCGGTTTCTCGATTCCCCTTAACTGAGGCAAGACAGCTTCCTTAGGTGTGTAGAGACGAGGCATGTCTTGACACGTAGAAGAGGAGTGGCGTATCGATGGACACCATTAATCTCCACTCTCACTGTGTTTTCTTGCAGAAGCTGAATGAAATCTTTGTCTTGGAGTGACCTGATGATCACCTTTTCACTCTGGTAGGGTAGAAAATCCATTTGTCACAGTCTCTCCACATTTGCATAAAGGTCATTGACAGGCCGCAGCAAGATGAAGAAGCATTGATCAGGGGAAAGATGACTGCTCAATTTTTCAATTGGACCCTGCAGTGTCCATTTTAGACATGCTCTTACTGTTGCTGGCCTGCTAGGGGGCCCCAGTTGGACTGGTTCTATTGGTGTAAGGAGGTGGGGGCAGTCAGAGCCAGAACCTTGTCCAGCTGTTGTAGAGGTAACCCTGAAAGATGCTTACATTTCCATTGCAGGACACTGACTGGGTGTGTATGTTCTGCCAGACCGAGTGCTTTGGCTGTGAAGGCATTACAGATTTTGTAAGCTTTGCTGGGGTCAACAGTTTGGGACAGAGTAAAAGTCACTGCCGCCCTGTGAATGACCTGGGTATCCTTACTCACTGTACGGAGTACAAGGTCTTCTTGCTCCCCCACAAGTCTTAATTTCTGCACTTCAGCATGCAGAATTATGGTCCGCTTGTAGAgagggtggtgatggcattggtgtaGTGACTGACTCAGGTGGAGATCTCCGCTTTGATTTCAAGCTTTGAAGCTCATGCCAAAATGCAGCATTCAGTTGATGCATCTCTTGGAATGCTGAAATGATTTCAGGTAACTGGCTGGATTGTTGATGCAAGGCTGGGTTCTCCCTCTACATCTCCTTTAACATGTCTGTAAGCTCTTGCAGCTGTTTCACTTGCCTTTGCAATACTGCATTCTCCTCTCTCAGCTTCTCAGAAGTACTGTCCCATTAAGGTGCAGCTGTGGCCTTATGGTCAGAGAGCTGGACTAGTTAGCAGAAGGTCGCCGGTTCGAGTCAGGTGGAGatcaggagttgtaggtgggagggagtgaatgaacagcgctctcttccaccctcaatacccatggcttcTACGCAGGATGGAGGGTTAACTCGTCTCCTTGGTCACACAGCATGGACTTCTCTTTCTGGGTGAGACATGTCTGTAGTAATCTACACATCCTGTTTGAAAGACCATGAAAACTGCTGACTACTTTTGTCTAAGTCTGATTCTGATTTATTGAACGGCTACAGGATGTCCGGTCAGAATATTAGGTCTCACAACAGGGATGTACATCAGGGTGAGTTATTGTGGAAAGATGTGTGTGGttctgtaaatataaaacattatacaaatataaataaatgaatgaatagacATTAACAGATCTTTAAAGCACCACTTCGATACTCTTAAGTAACAGccttgtaaattatatattagaGAACTTAGCATgaattaaacaatataaatataatatagatacaAATATGAATCTTAGTTCTATAAAATGATCGCAGTACTGCACTTTGTGTCTAGCTCACACGCCTAAATCGTCAGGTGAACAAGCACAAACATGTTCCCTGAGATGCGTTTCAAGTCTAtattaacacacatacacatccagCCTAAATACTGTGTTGTTTTCTGCACTGCAGAACGTTTTGGAACATTCCAAATCATGAACACAGGCGGGAGGGTTCGGAAGAGTTCATTTTCAAGGGGTGGCCCTTTATTTCAAATACCTTATTCTGAATGACCACATTTTAGATCCCGTAGGGCTGGGCGGTATATCGAGTTTGTATGATATATTGATATTTTCTTTATAAGCGATTCAATATGAGGCAATACTGTTTATATCGATATACAGTAGTTTAATACGACAGCATCTGAAAAATAAAGCTGAGGACACAGACTGAGCTGCTGCGGAGAAAGTGCTTAATCCAATTTGTTCTTAACATGCGGCAAGCTTCACATTAAGGCCTTTAAAAACTGGTAAGACATAATTTAGTTTCGCAGTAGTTTAAATGACTCGGCCCATCATACGTTTAGAAAGAAAgacaaataagaaaatatttaaaatgtttccgTCAGAAGTGCATGAGCCTTCTGATCTGGGTTTCTCCACTAAACTTCAGTGAACGAGCACTACCTCACACATGTGTGCCAAACAGACAAAGCTCAATTAAACAGGAACGCTATAATTATAATCACACAAGTAAGTCTATTTTTATGATAGCACTGACTGTAAAGAGACTGCAATGGAATAATCCAAATAGCCTAACACAACTCTGTGCTTTTgttctcatttattttcatttttagtttagtgaatttaacttctgctttaaaagccttatttttgtttttagattgtaaTGTAATGTGATTTAACCCTTTTTTTGCACAATATAAAGGCTTACATGGTTACATTAACTTAATTTGTTTTCATAGCCTTTAATATGTGTTCTTTTATTGGACAACATTGGGTAAGTGAAAAAGATAGATATTAAAttacagatttctttttttttttttttactacaaaaatCTCGCCCAGcctacttaaagctgcagtaggtaacttttgtaaaaatatattttttacatatttattaaacctgtcattatgtcctgacagtagaatatgagacagataatctgtgaaaaaaatcaagctcctctggctcctctcagtgtcctattgccatttgcagaaagccatccgctcccggtaaaaaacaaccaatcagagctgcggtccgtaactttgtttgtgttcaaaatgtagaaaaacgtatataataagcgagtacaccatgaatccattttccaaaccgtgtttttagcttgtcctgaatcactagggtacacctataataagtgtttatattcggactattttagattgcttcgggggtaccgcggcggagtaacccagtacctttgtgattcttcatagacataaacagagagaagtagttccggctacgatgttcttccgcaagacgcaagcagttctgtttattaaccgctagagcgtcaaaagttacctaccgcagctttaatcgtAGCCCATACCTAAATGTAACAACTACTAtgcaaactattaataagcagcaaatgagGAGTTTGTTGAGGCAAAAGTCAAAGTCAATAGTTAGTTAATCTTACgaatcctaaacttttgaactctagtgtagAATGAGCATGTGTCTGTCActgtatttcaaatatatgctgtTGCTGTCAGGGGATTTCTTCATTACTATAGACACTATATGCATTATAATAGGCATTACTATAATATTGGAGTCTGATGTCACCTGTGTGCAGGTATGGCCGCTCTGGACAGTCGAGCTTCAGGGAAGATGGGTATGAGAGCTGTAGTTTACTACACCACCACCACTATCATCGCTGTATTCATCGGGATTGTCATGGTGCTCATCATCCACCCGGGAAGAGGCTCTAAAGACGAATTCACCAAACAGGAGAAGATAGAACAAGTCAGTCCAGCAGATGCCTTCCTTGATCTGATCAGGTATGAagttcatatttaattaaaatttgtattacctttgttttagttttttttataactttatattcatatttttttaacagaaacaTGTTTCCTCCTAATTTAGTGCAAGCATGTACGCAACAGGTAAtgttttaaaacaagtttttaatGCACAAGTACTACAAAAAATCTAGCTGATAAACACAACCAAGTTACTGTTTCTATTCTCTCTACCCTCCTCAGTTTAAAACTCAATATGCCAAGCGAGTGGTCACAGTTAAAGTTCTGGTAAACGAGACATTGTTCAGTTTGAATAACGGGTCGCAGGGACTCAAACGTGAGGAGGTGATACCAGTGCTGGGAACGGTTAATGGCATCAACGCGCTTGGACTCGTGGTCTTCTCCATGTGCTTTGGCTTCATCATTGGGAACATGAAGGAACAGGGTCAGCCACTACGGGATTTCTTTGACTGTCTTAATGAAGCCATCATGAGGCTTGTTGCCATTATCATGTGGTGAGTGATTTAGAGAGGAAAAGTTTTCAGCTTTGAGCACATTACCAACTTGGTTTTCATaaacagaggttttttttttttttttaagttcatgaAAACCATATGATAAACAAGGTCATGGCCCGCCAGACTGTTTTTGTGGTTATAATTTCAGACTAACTGAAACAATAGCAATTGAAACATTATGAAATTGGaggaaagagtaaaaaaaattggcacttatataataaataatggaaTAATGAATTACTCTGCTAAGAAACCAACAGAGAAATCAATCTTTTCATTAATTTTGCAGTTAGAAATGGTCTAAAATCTTAATGAATTGTTAGCATTGACTGACAGTTTAAATGGCAACTTAATATAGGTTCAGtttatttaatatactgtatatggcaATTTATCAGTCAGAATTTCAATTTGTGTCTCTACATAAACAAAAAATGCTTAATAACTCAATAATTTAGTAAAGACCACAACAACTTAAGTTGTAACTTTAAACCTGGTTGCTTTTGTAGttcattttattatacatttgttCCTAATTTGATGCTTTCGCTCTCTGCTAATCATGACTGTATTTGTGTCATAAATATCACAAGAATATTTATGCTAGTTCTTGCCAGTTAAAGTACACACAAAGAAGATTTAATAGCATAAAAACATCAAAGCATGGTTCCCGGTTCATCTAGAATCTGACAGGGCCGAAAAAACGACATGTCATGCAGTAAGGAAGTCAGTTGTGATCACAATAAACGGTTCTGAACGATTCACTGATTGAATGAATCTGATTCAAAACCTGCTAACTCACGGTTGAGTTTGAATCTGTTGTGTGAATCTTTTTTTACTGACTCGATTAAAAAGAATTGATGAAACTGAATCATACAAATGCCTTAACAACTGTCAGATATCGTGTTGCTAGATTATAAATTGTTACACCTTTAAGTCGCAGTCTAAAGTGCCACAAGACAAAACATGACCAtagaaaaacactttataatcCTAGGTTTTTTCTGTAACGGTAATAAATATCTAATGTGTTTTCCCACCTCAGGTACGCTCCTCTCGGCATACTGTTCCTGATTGCTGGAAAAATTGTTGAGATGGATGATATATCAGAAATGGGAGGCCAGTTGGGCATGTACACCATCACAGTCATCATTGGCCTAATGATACATGCAATCATCGTACTGCCTTCGCTTTACTTCCTTGTGACACGTAAAAATCCATTCGTGTTCATCGCTGGACTTCTGCAAGCCCTGGTCACTGCACTAGGTACCTCATCCAGGTGagcttttaaatttaaatacatttaaaatgtatatatttcatttaacacAGAGCTTGCTTCATCTCAATATGGATATCACTGAAAATAATGAGAAGATGTAGATTCAGTAGCCGCTCTGAACAATTATATTCAGTAAATGAATCATCAAACGGATTCAAACCAGAAACTTATTGAGCTATGTATTATGGTGATATTTTGGTTTTTGTTTCATCACATTAAGCACTAACTGTGAACTCACATTAATAACacaagtaaatgtaatttattttgcagTAGCAGAGAATGTGAGTTTTACAACATgcttaaaagggttagttcactcaaaaaaatgaaatgcattaatgactcacccataaattactcaccctcaagtcattctaggtgtatatgactttcagatgaatccagttatataaaaaattgtctttcaagctgtttcatggAACTCAGTAGGTGTTgcgtgcatcagtccaaaagaagttaaataaaaagtgcccatccataaaaaaaaagtgtctcatggAGCTCCGAGGGGTGAACAAAGGCTtagtgaataaatgcatttttgtaagaaaaatatccatatttaaaacgttataatcactttaatgtagttTGAGCTCACTGTTGTACACGGAAGCAGCTCTGGGCGGATGATGTATGAGGTCGGGATTGCGCATGCTTCGTTCAAAAGTGACGAACGCAGAAATGCagtggagagatcaaaacaatggtcactaattagaagtttCAAACAAGGATTTGTATAGAAGAATGTCGAAGGATTTCGATATAAGTCAAGAGGAGACTTATATCGAAATAAGTAGCCATGTGAGACTCTTTTTATGGAGGGGCACTttttatttaccgtatttttcagactataagtcgcacctaagtataagtcgcatcagtccaaaaatacgtcatgatgaggaaaaaaacatataagtcgcactggactataagttgcatttatttaaaaccaagaaccaagagaaaacattatcgtctatagccgcgagagggcgctgtagacatcaaattaattttgataaataagttgcacctgactataagtcgcagaatctgccaaactatgaaaaaaaagtgcgacttatagtccggaaagtatggtaacttttttttggactgatgcatgaaACACCTGCTCAGtgacattaaacagcttgaaagatcaaagacaattttttttatataactctgactggattcatctgaaagaagaatgtcatatacacctaagatgacttgagggtgagtaatttatgggctaattgtcatttttgggtgaactaaccctttaatatttacACATGCTGTTCATTACATGCTGTTCGTTTATTTTCTCAtttggaacatttatttatttttggtgccTTTTGGACCCTGACAGGCCGTTGTGACTCACCACTAAAAAAAGATTGTCAACATTTTGCAACATTTTCCTTTCATGTACATTTTCAAGTTTTAAATACAATGAGAATTTATCTCTCCCTAGCTCTGCCACCCTGCCCATCACCTTCAGGTGTCTAGAGGAAAATAACCATGTGGATAAACGTGTAACCCGTTTTGTGCTGCCTGTTGGAGCGACAATAAACATGGATGGCACTGCTCTGTACGAGGCTCTGGCTGCCATCTTCATTGCACAAGTCAATGACATGGATTTGAACTTTGGAGAGATCCTGACCATCAGGTACAGTTAggacaaaaaaagcacatttattgaGTTAAGTCAAGACACCAAAAAACATTTGAACTAATATAACCACAGTACATTAAGACTAAACATTTTGTATTACAAGTGTTctgaaatgttaatatttaaatatgcaaattaggtgTTGTCTTATTTAAAATGCACTATTTTGCATACATTTGCAGAACAAAAATATGAACGGTGAATAAAGCCAGgctcaatgtttttgtttttcaaacaatGACTTTGTCTGTAGTGTTTTGCCTTAAATTTAATTGATTTCTCACACTATTAAATTATCTATCTTACTGAAACCAAAAATGATTATTGAATGCATGCTTTGTATAATTTGAAAGCATCACAGCAACAGCAGCCAGCATTGGTGCAGCTGGGATCCCTCAGGCTGGCCTGGTTACAATGGTCATAGTGCTGACCTCTGTAGGACTGCCCACTGATGACATCACTCTAATCATCGCTGTTGATTGGTTCCTGTGagtatttttagtattattattattttatttttttaagtattatgaCAAATGTTGATTATTCCCCatacttaaattttgcacattaaTCTGGTAGAGGAGAAGGTATTTGGAGAACTACAGTCATCAGTTTTAACAAACAGACAAGATTTCCCACTGTTACACTGTTCAAGTAATCGTGTACTTGTTCTGTGCGATTGTACTGTATGCGGATGAAGTTGAACAAATTAATATCTAACTTTATATAAAGCGCTGGgtgatatatttacatattttactaaaaatttaaaactaaatgGGCAGTAAAGATTGGCtataaagtttatatttatttacctgAGTGtactgtttatatgtgaataaagtTTGATATAATTACTGTATATCCAACTTTGTGTCTTACTGTAAAGAGCTACAGATGTGATAAGGTTGGATATTATTATTGTAGTTGTATAATTTGGAGTTTTGGAATTTGAATGTAATACTTGAGTAATGTGTTCAGTTATAGGAGTTCTGCAAATAATTAGTAAAGATGAATTCTGTACTAAGCTGAAGaccataaaagaaaagtgttataaTAATCAATACGTGAAGTGACTCCAatctgttcaacaaaatactgtGTGAGATAATATCAAATGTCATGCTCAAATCAAGGAAAATAAGTATAGATAGAAGTCCTTAATCAGCAGCTGCCAATAAATCACTGAAAATCATAACCAATGCAGTCTCAACCAGAGGTGTAAAAAGTACTcaaaaattttactcaagtgaaagtacaagtaCTCAGTGAAATttttactcaattaaaagtacaagtatctgGTCAAAATAATACTTGagttaaagtaaaaaatacaactttaaattgtactcaagtactaaaaaagtagaagtactttttttctgacagacaataaaaaaatgaagggagagaaagaaaaaaaaatgcaatggcaCAGGTCAAACATGTATACagcaacaattaaaatgaaacccatcggaacaccaaaaataaataaataaataaataaaaatacagggaAAGGGATTAAAAGAAAACTCCATTTCCAACCTCATCCTATATGACTTTCATTTATCAGATGAATGCAAACTAAgagttttagaaaaaataaatgtctCTTTATATAATGCAAGTGTATGGGACATACAAAAATGACACTTCAAAAACTATACACAAAGAGAATATGACAGTTACTCATTCAACCACTGTTAATGAATCACTGTCTTGTGTGAAACGAAGAAAAATTCAAATCCCAATATTTTAATCTTGACCGTCAAGTTCACTTTGTGTGGTTTCTGAAGTGGTCCTGTCCCCTTGCATTATATGGACTAAAAATCTATGCTTGTgttcatgtgaagaaagaaagtcatgaacATCTGGGATGACAGAGGTATGACAGAGGGTCAGTTAATGGTGagagaatttcatttttgggtgaactatccctctgAAGAGCAAGATGTGATGGAGAGACTAGAAATATATTCCAGACAGAATACAAGAATGTGCTAAATTAATGAGGAGAGTCATAGAATTAAAACATACAACGTTCACGTTTTTAAAGGCCACTTTATTTGTGTTGTCTATTAACGTCACTGTCTAAAAGGTcaattaatcttttaaatgtttatttggggcattttttgagtttttttctttcttagcaaatattgataaataattatttgtgactAATTACAATACAACTGAGCTT of the Carassius gibelio isolate Cgi1373 ecotype wild population from Czech Republic chromosome A5, carGib1.2-hapl.c, whole genome shotgun sequence genome contains:
- the LOC128014835 gene encoding excitatory amino acid transporter 1, giving the protein MTQSNGETRLQRSRVQQLRDGITERSQRARNTVQNISTDDVKGCFMRNAFVILTILAVIVGIILGFGLRPYKMSYRQVKYFSFPGELLMRMLQMLVLPLLVSSLITGMAALDSRASGKMGMRAVVYYTTTTIIAVFIGIVMVLIIHPGRGSKDEFTKQEKIEQVSPADAFLDLIRNMFPPNLVQACTQQFKTQYAKRVVTVKVLVNETLFSLNNGSQGLKREEVIPVLGTVNGINALGLVVFSMCFGFIIGNMKEQGQPLRDFFDCLNEAIMRLVAIIMWYAPLGILFLIAGKIVEMDDISEMGGQLGMYTITVIIGLMIHAIIVLPSLYFLVTRKNPFVFIAGLLQALVTALGTSSSSATLPITFRCLEENNHVDKRVTRFVLPVGATINMDGTALYEALAAIFIAQVNDMDLNFGEILTISITATAASIGAAGIPQAGLVTMVIVLTSVGLPTDDITLIIAVDWFLDRLRTTTNVLGDSIGAGIVEHLSRHELHATDPEIGNSVVEEIETKKSYQLISQESDCDNAKIRDSETKM